The DNA sequence TATAATTTTGGTATTTTCAACCATCCCTAATAGTTACTTGAAATGCAGGTAATTTTCAGGTGAGAAAAATTGCCTTCGAAAAATtattgtgtatttatttatgtttaaaattgtatataaattaaattaaaataaaatgcgaTGGTTACACTACGTTTGGATGATTTTAAgaattttgatgatattttttatacatcaGGAGAGTATTGGACGAccattttggttaaattaagaaattgtgCATTCTTAAACAGAGTATTATTTTaacttcaaaatttgaaattagcaTTATCGAGATACTTTGAAAATCAAGGgtcttcaaataaattttaatgtaattttgtaaatatatccATTTTCCAATAATATACATTTGTCCCTTACCTTCTATAATACTGATATAGacctatatataaaaaaaatacttcatcttagtattcataattttattctaGACTTTATCCtttaatgaataatattttttaaattaaaataaacgtttttcatttttatcttttaagtaaatgtttttttttatatttaattattttatttatttaatttgttttcttttaaattaattatttttaactaaaataggtatctttaataaacaaaattgtttaaaaaatatttataacaaaatttaaaagtttatttattttttatttttaaaattttaaaaaaatacaatatacgTATCACATGTGTTATACTAACCAACATTAGACAATCAGTTTATTCATGAAAATTTCAATAATACATCAATTAGGCTTTGGAATGAAGAAAGAAATAGTACCtgaaattatacataattaataaatagagacattaaagttataattaatagctaaaattattaaaaacatggcctcaaagttataaattatcaattaattttatttttaaaattgtaataagaaaacatatattataccttgattataaatgttaaatttattatttttccaaaacGTTTATTTCTATTTGGTTCGTGAATCAGAAAGGTTgaaatgtttaatattatagttaaaaccaatttatcttattattacaGCTTCAAGAACtagattaattaataattcataattttaagaaccattttatcattttatttattgtatgaattaatttgattgtcaattTTAACTTCAACAATAGTTTGTCATTAAAATCAATGACAAAATTAActttcattaatttattaattttaacaattaatttagTGAATGGACAGAGATGCATTCCTGTATATAAAGTAAACGCTGAAGTTTGCAACTTGACAGAAATCGTCCATTCCTTCTTTCCTAAGATATCAGTCACTATCACTCCACGCGGTTGGTTTcggaataataaataataataattattattattattagtcgTACAACCAACACACAACgtatcaaaactaaaattgtgaaaatgagttaaaatttgTGGTCAACATGGTATTTGGTAGATTCTGATTAGGTTGGGttaaaaaatttttataaatttttgtaaaagttaatttttgattatgtttattaagAATTTAGTTCATTCAAGTTAAATTCAATCACAATAAGTTAGGTTAATTTATCAATCTgtatataaaaagattattttagtatattttattatgtttgaattttatatttgggTCGAGTTTAGTGGTTTGTTATTTCTTATTAGAtactaatttgtatttttgtgattttagtttgtatttagagtttaacataattttgaattgtattaaagtttatttatattttaattagaattataatttagttttttttatcagaaaaaaaaaacttgtattttttaattaaatgaatcaGTGAGCTAATCCGATCAATTCATCAATTCAGGCCGAGTTGGGTTTAAAATTTGTTGTCACGCTAGTAAGTAAGTTAGATTTTGTTGACTCACTAAGTGACAAATCCGTGATAGATCAAAACAGAGTGACCCGTTTTgataacatttataaatgattataaCAATTACAATTAATCAACAAACAACTAATTATGATTACAATTTACTAGCGTAAATACAATCTATCGCGCACCTATGTGTACATATTGATACATAAGATCATATTAATagatgatgatattgtaatattatgaagttaaaatataaaataaaattatatttatttaaaacaaagtgagataaataaagaaaatatgaaaaaaaataaagatcgATGAAtaggaaaaaatgaaaatgaaaattttataaataatattattaattttttaaaatttaataaagaattaTATTGTAAGAAgagaattaaaattatgaaatatggtaaaaaaattatatattaaatatatagcCTAATATTTTCATATCCCGTAATTCGTTCGGATTTGGTTACTGATggtttatttacatttatagcCCCACCCATTTCCCAATGATAACTTATTTTCCCCCTTCTTCCATTCTCATATCATATTTTCTCACTATCTGTTACCTTCCACTGCTTATACATTTTCCAGGAAAGTTCAAGATTTCCTGGAAAAAATTCTGATTTAATTCAGaatcaattttcttttcctcATACCAGAATACCCATTTCACATCTTCTGCAAAATCtacatatacaaataaaaaaaattaaaaaaaaaatcctaatttgCTTCTGAATTCCAATGGGGCAAGGGCAATCTAAAGACGAGTTGCTCTACCAGCAAGTCAGTTATGGGAACACCGAAGGAATCAAAAGCCTTCATAGAGAAGGTGCAGGCCTTGAGGTATTGGAATCGTGGCAAAATTTCAGGGGGAAATgtgaattttgttattattattgatcgTTCTAGGTTTGGATCggttacattttttcttttctttattgaGATTGGTGTGTTGATCTTTGATGCAGTGGAGGGACAAAGATGCGAAGACCCCCTTAATTGTTGCTTGTATGAATCCTCATCTTTATAATGTTGCGAAAACTTTGATAGAACTTGGAGCCAATGTCAATGCATATCGTCCTGGTATTGATCTCTTTCcggtttgttattttttctggCTTCATTAATTGTCTTGATGGGAAATGGTGCTTACTGCTTTTGATGgtgaattaaataattacaatttccGAGAAACAGGGATGTTGTGGTTAATTGTCATATGATAAAACTGATACTTGGtagtaaaagtaatataatCCTCAGTTTTCTGGTATGAGGAATAGTTTAGATGTTTACATGGCCTGTAGATTCCTTAGTTGAGATGGTTGTCTTGCTTGTGTCTGCTGCACCGTCGTCCTTAATTTTTCAGAACAAGATGTAATGGAAATTGAACATTGAATTGATTTATGTTCGGTCTCATCTGATGGATTTAACTTTCAACTGTTGTTTAGGTCGTCATGGTGGGACTCCGTTGCATCATGCAGCTAAAAGGGGCTTTGAAAGTATTATTAAGCTACTTCTTGTGCATGGCGGTATGGTCAATAATCAGCAATGCTTGATTAGTTTTGTTCATTTGAATTCTAGAAACTCATCTATATGGGCTTTACCAATCAACTTTGCAGCTAATCCTTTAATACTGAATGATGATTGTCTAACTCCTCTGGAAGTTGCCAGGGCCAAAGGACATGGTGGTGCTGTTCGTACAATTGAGGTACAAAACCTTTGTAATGTAACAtcaatttccttttctttatcatgACACCCAAGGCACCTGAGTTCTTTAAATGATGATTGTTGGCTTGCAGAGTCATCTGTGCTTGTTCTCCGGTTGGTTACGCGAGCTTCATGGACCTGGGTTTCTAGAAGTAGTAGTTCCTCAGTTGTTATCGAGAAAAGTGTGGGTAGTTTCATGTAACATGTTGAAGGATTCAATTTGCTATTTTATGGCTAGTTGTTCTACCTTTATTTCTCAATGGATGGACTTTCATTCAAGCAACCTGCAAATTAGTTTTTTTCAGTTgtttaaaatatgaactttGATAAATTTGGTGATTATGCTCactattgattaattttattttagttgggTGGTTATTTTACCGGTGGGCTCCCGAACTCTTACCCAACCCTACAAGTTGGAGCTTGCCGTATATTCTAGTTTGCAGGTATTTCATAGTTAACTATTTTCCCCTAACATTTGCAGCACACAGAAGATAACAtgtttgtttggataaaaagaAGATATTTGAGACACCGAATCATTTTACATTCAAATGCATCTACTAACAATATATGTTTGCCCTTTACATAAGACTTAGAGTTTATGCCTTACagcttttattattttgaaaattctttAGTGCTTTTATTCTTTCCATATCATTatatgaattttcatttcatcacTGATACATGAACCTAAATAATCAGGACGCACAACCACGTACAGTTATTGCACTGTGGAAGGCCCATTTAGAAGACACAAAGCTACACCAGTCTGATCCGTCAGTGGCAATCGTTTCCCTAGCTACTAGTATTCTCTCATACTATGCTCTATTTCCTTTCCTGTAAGGTTGTCAAACTCAAGATTTGGGTTAACTCATGGAGAATAGTAAACTTGAATCTAAACTTGTAGAAGTTTACATGCTTTAAAAATTATCTAGAAAATATATAGTAGTACACTACTCAAATTGAATATTCTACATAATGGAGAAAACAAAAGTAATGAAATGAAGAACATATCTCAATTCTGGAACCAACTATCATATTATGTTGTTGGCCCATTACTTTTTcaataaaacagaaaatataaagttatcctcataaactaaaaatagagcaaaaggaaaataatggagataaaataatataaaattaacttcATAAAGTCAATGCATCCAGAGAATGGAGGCAGCTCAACTGAAGTGCACAAGCTGTGTGTTTTGACTCTGTAAATCCTATAACTCGCAAGTTTACTTGAATTGAATGAGTTTCTGAGAAAAAGCTGGTTTATTCTGGAGTTAACTGATTTTTGACAAAGTTTCCTTGAAGTGAATgagtttgagaaaaaaaaaactgagtgTGCAaaagattttgattttgtttttgttcaaagATCTTGAACTCCTTTAAGAATAAAGACTGAGACTTAACTAGAGTGTGACAGCCATGGTTTTTAATACAAGAAATGGTTTCTTCTCGACTGGCTTTGACATTGTCTATTTTGTCTACTTCTGTCCAGAAACACGTCTTAAACTTGGGCCTGCTAATGAGAATGACAAGCAGCAACTTGCATTTTTGTGTAATGCTTGCAAAGGAATTCCTCAGGTATACCACATGTTATGTTCACTGATTCTATTATAATTGTTATCTTTGCGGTGCTTTGGTAGTAACTTTAAAACACTATTCTCTGAATTCTGAGTTTTTCTTTGGAATGTAGTTCGTGATGATTGTCTATTACTCAAATGTTAATCCCTAAGGAAAAGTCTTGATTCTTTTTCCCTGAAGAAGAAAGTCATTGAGATATCTTAAATGTCAATTACGTGTTTCTGAAATTTCTGGTTTAAGGATAACTTTTAATCTGTCAAATAGCTTGATTGTTCCCTATGATTGTTAAAGAGACAATGTAAATTGCATTTTCTCTCAAAATAGTTTGTTTTCTCATtgctaataattatttaaattagagggtaattggattattttttttttgacgaCAACCACGGTAAAGTTTTATCATACTAGGTGACGTTGACTGCATAAATCACACAAGGTCATTAGACTGGGTTAAATGATTAAATCTTCTATATAGTCAACATGAGATCCCTTTTAACAACTTTAATAGTGTTTTTCTTGTGCTCCTCTCCTTTTTAATATGACTAACAACCATGGATATACTAAAAGAATTCACACCCAGCATTTGATGCTCTATAAATGTGGTACTAAAAGATGGATACTTTTCTCATTGAAATCCACAACGTTATTTTGTTTCTACCAAATATTAATACTATAATGTAAAATAACTGTGGAAGATTGATCTATTTCGTTATTTCCAGAGAACCAAAACACTGCATAGTGCAAAAATTCGTTGCTTTCGTTTATTCAGAATGGTTAAAATATTCCGATTCCCTGTAAACATTCCCTTATCATATAAATTCGAATCTTCGTAGCATATATTATTATggcaattttcatttttcattttcttttatctattgACGGACATTTTTCTTTTGGACCAATTtctatttgttcttttttatccttacaagaaattataatttttctctcACCTTAGTTCATTTGTAACTCCAAAAAGGTTCACGAAAGTTTGCAGataagttttgaattttgataCATATCTTCCTTGCTCATTGCGTGATGCATTATTCTTCTGATCTTCCAGGCAAATCCAGGATTCTTGCAAAACAATGTGCCTACAGGTCCACCCACAGCGCCACCAGCTGCAGAAGACACAGGGTTAGCTATGGCCATCAATGCATCCCTTCAGTCTGCCATGCAGGAGAGGCCATCCTTTCCTGATACACAACCAAACTCTGATGCAAGCTCTTCAAACAGTGCAGTGAATACAGGAAATCATAGTTTTCTTGGCACACCAAATTCAAATACAAGTGAAAGTGAGTTGGTGCAACAAGCTAAAACTGGTGGCAATAGTCAGCACCACCAAAGCCATGTGAAGGCTAGTGGTTTGGATTTCAATCCATCGGCTCCACCATTCGCCGGTGATATTCCAACAGATGGCCCCATTCAGTATCCATCAATCGATTTAAGCCCTGTTGATATGGCATCTTCAGATGTCGAGAAGCTTTCTAATGGAGAAGGAACAAGTGTAAGTGGAAGTGGCTCATCATGTGTGATATGTTTAGATGCTCCAGCAGAAGGAGCATGCATTCCCTGTGGTCATGTTGCTGGATGTATGTCTTGCTTGAACGAGGTGAAATCAAAGAAATGGGGTTGCCCTGTATGTCGATCTAAGATAGACCAGATCATAAAGCTATATCATGTTTGAGATTGGAAACGGTGTGGAGAAGTTAGCCATGTTTGTGCATGTTGTCTACATAtttgtttaaaagataaaattttctGATAGAAATAAGAAACAGAAAAAATGTCTATACTAGAAGAGTCCAAGTCCAGCATGGGGGCTTTGtgaatatgttaaatttatatgcTTTAATTCCATGTATTTGGGGATTCAAATTACCACTTCTTGAAGGTGAACTGTGGAGTGCAACTAGTGTAGTTGCTGGTCTCAATTGTGCAGTTGTGGTTCTGTATCTAAGAGACCATGAGTGAAATACAGTGTCCCAGGATTCCTGGGATTTGTTTCAAATCTATGCATTTTATGTCCACTGTTTAAGTTTTGTAGTTCTTTCCTTACTAAATTTTAAGCTGAAATACTTTTAACGTTATAatacgtgattttttttttcccaagATATATTAAAGGATACTTTTTAAAaggatcaaaataaaaatagttattatttattaagtaaAGGTTGTCTGAAATTGACTTCTAAAATTTTGCTAGGTTTACTTTGTTGACACGGCTTTTAAATACATTATTGTCTGCTGTAGttcatttcagaaaaaaaaaggtttttctTTTGCACttatctttattaatattataactatttatatttgACATTAATGAATAGTAGacgaaaataatataaatgaatttgATATACTTGTtacagtttttcttttttaaagttaatgtaattaattatttttgttgttttatattattatgttagaAATGTATTACATTAAGATAAGATTGAATGAAGTAGTACCTATATCTCTAACAGTTGGCATGAAATGAGTTTCATTCAAGATCATTAAGCAGATAGAAATTTTTAAATGCATCTCTCTTCAttataggatttttttttttagtagtcAATGCCGTTGAAGttgtaaagttaaaattataatgagaAATAAAACAATGTAATTGAAGTCATTATTGTTTAATGTTTGGTGGTGTGAGTTTcagttaggaaaaaaaaaagttgattagATGAGTAAAACACAATTGAATTTCATGACACTTAAAAGAGGGTTGATAGATGtacattatatattaagaaagaattatattatatatatatataacaaattgtatatacataaataagattataataaaagataatataaatatagtaTCTCAAAAAGAGCCTTAAAGAGTATTTTTTAGTTCCTATTGGTATTGAAAATTTGTGCTCAAAGCAATAAGCTCAATACCAAGAATAGAATTAGTACAAGTACATTAGCTATTAAACTATCCAATCATCATGTTCTTCACATCTCTTATATTAATTGCGTCATAAAATGtctaaacaaaattgacagaagACAAATTGATATCTTGATAATGATAACACCTATATAGTAAATTTTTTACATGAGTGATGGGTCCTTTAAATCCATCATTAACAATTTGGCAGAATAGTAGCTATATGACCTATGTAAGTTATAGAGCTATCAAGCTGGGCTAAAGCCCTTAAATTAGTTTAGCCTATAAGCCGGATtaggataaaagaaaatcattaaagTTAGTACAACATGAAATCCAATCCTACTtgtaagttaaaataaataattcatatgtttatattcttcttttcaattctcctcctctttaattatatttgcaAAAAGTGATGATCTAAATATTAAAGATATGTTATTAAAAATACTGAAGAAGTTTAGTAAGTATTAAATCATTACTGTGACATGTTTATTATTGAGGTTATTCTTGTTCCAGACATGAAATTTGGAGCAATTAGTTATTCAAACATTGATCTTTTtacttgtaaaaaaatgttttagacaaaatatctaatttgtttgaagaatatgttaaaataaatctaGAATAGTCAAATGCATACAAATGTCATAGTTATATGTATATTGATACaatgatttattttgttatatttattttaataattttagaaaaaaaagtataatgaagataaaaaaaagtaaaaagaaaaaattagaaatggagttaaattattttagcatgcttgttctttatttattttacttttattttaataaaaaattttatgtgatGATTAATGCACTTTGGAGTATTAACCTAATTAAAATGTCAATATGTGTATAGTGAAACGTTTTTATATTTCTGAATCCATTTGAACTGTAATTTGTAAAAATAGGtctgttcaattttatttttttgcaaaatagaaTCAAGTCGTCAGAATATAGGACAATATTATGGTGAAGTTGTCCTCCATCTtaccagttttttttttaagaaacgaGACCGTGCCGTGAGAAACTgatttttattcacttttacttttttatatttttcttaaaattgcagttttaaatatattattttttaacgtAGAAGTTTTGAACGTTACATGagcttatttttttatatccgAAGGTATTTATAGATactagaatttttttatttaaaataaaattattgaaaaacaggtgtttcataaaattaataattttaaagtatggtttaaatatatatatatatatatatatatatatatatatatatatatatatatatatatatatataacactaaaCTGTATTGagataacataaaatataacattattgtTTGACTATATTAAAATTGGTTAAAGGTCAAGTCAGGGTAATAAGACAAGACTTATCATAAACAACCCTAATAATTAGACTCAAAACCAATAATTTGAAAGAAGTTTCAATAAGTGAATTCAAGTCCTGATAAAGGTGTTCATCTGCCAAAACATGTGACTATGAACACATGAACAAttgtgtattttaaatttatttatttattataatcacGATTGGTATCGATTTTTCATCAATGTACACAAActattatagatatataaattcatattaattaaatatgcttatcctaatttatatttctttttcactaTTATAGATTGTATATTATTTCTTACCAAATAATAGATTAGACAAATTgcaattaaattatgaaaattaaaatcatattttgttatatttcttttcataaatttcGAGTTAATGGTAAATTTTCTATCTAACAATAACCAACGTGACAATAAAGTAACATTCGAATCGGTAATATATACGAATTAAGATTATTTAATAATCCAAATAGATTTGATAAATCACAGCCTTCACAAATAGTATATATGTTGACTTTTTTGTGATCTCAAAATCTTAATACATAATCCTTTAACTTTGTCGGCTAATGTCTTGCTGTCTGCGTTTGATTTCAAGACCAGTTGGTTGTTCTTCAATCCAAATCGCtgtagtatttaatttttataaatcaattgtatttgttttgataatttttaaatagttaattatagtgataaagtaaaattattttctcctgcaaaaaattattgattttactGCTTAATGAACAAGtcaattgattttttcttcctttgGAATTGaggtagagttgtcaaaacgaGTAATACTGGTTGATTATTCAGTGAACCAACTCAATCTGACTCACTTATTAAcgagtcaaaaaaattcaaatcagGCTCGATCCAGCacaggttggtgggttaaacggatTGGCTTAtgagttcatttaattaaaaaaatatataattttttttcagttaaaactaaataataattctaattaaaatttaaataaacttcaatataatatgaatacaaaccaaaatcacaaaaatacaaattacctatgtgttgactaaaaaaaacaacataatctGAATGCAAAATCCAATTTAACAAAAGTCATTTATGTGACTCTTTATTTGCAGGTTGGTGAGCTAACTTGGCTCATCACGGATTAAATCCGGGTGAGTCGAGTTCTAGGTGAGTCGAATCAAAAATTAActcgtattaaaatttgtaaaaaaatttcaacccaacccaatCTAAATTCGTGGTAAATCGGGTTGACTCAGAAATTCTAACCCATTTTCACATCTTAAAAAGAGGTTTATACATCTTTCAACATATATCATCATTTAATAACATAACATGAAATATCCCgacatataatattatattaagaagTATAACttacatttttaaagaaaaaagataattaatcaaacagaaaaaaaaaccctaaaatgAGATACATCTAGGCCCATGCAAATACTATAGtgcatttaaaatttaagataagtTACTTTTCCTTTACGTAAATTTGTATGTTATAAGAGAACTGTAACttagaataattaataaataaataaataaaattaaaaatccttaataatttatttctctAAGAGGATACATTAATTACATTTGCGTATTTGGAAACAACCCAAGCTAGTACTTCTACTATATTTACCCACTATTATCACTATTTTCACTTTAACACAACTTTCATTCTTGTGTCAGCTTAAATGATTCCGTGCATATCTTAATAAAACCTTTAAacttacaattaattaatttaaaaattaaacatatcaCTTCATACACTTATGGCACAAAACACAATCTCTTACAACCTAGGTCAACAGTTCTCTGGTATTTGCATTGGTAATGGtcactatatttttattaaaaaaacattataaatcgtacttacattttattaaatGGACTGCGTATCTGATGAAGAAAATAATGGACTGCATAAATTTTATCTTGTATGTTTCTTTGATAAAACAATAGTTACAATATATCAAAAGAGCGATTTTTATgtaaatcatatttataaat is a window from the Vigna unguiculata cultivar IT97K-499-35 chromosome 7, ASM411807v1, whole genome shotgun sequence genome containing:
- the LOC114190862 gene encoding putative E3 ubiquitin-protein ligase XBAT35 yields the protein MGQGQSKDELLYQQVSYGNTEGIKSLHREGAGLEWRDKDAKTPLIVACMNPHLYNVAKTLIELGANVNAYRPGRHGGTPLHHAAKRGFESIIKLLLVHGANPLILNDDCLTPLEVARAKGHGGAVRTIESHLCLFSGWLRELHGPGFLEVVVPQLLSRKVWVVILPVGSRTLTQPYKLELAVYSSLQDAQPRTVIALWKAHLEDTKLHQSDPSVAIVSLATKTRLKLGPANENDKQQLAFLCNACKGIPQANPGFLQNNVPTGPPTAPPAAEDTGLAMAINASLQSAMQERPSFPDTQPNSDASSSNSAVNTGNHSFLGTPNSNTSESELVQQAKTGGNSQHHQSHVKASGLDFNPSAPPFAGDIPTDGPIQYPSIDLSPVDMASSDVEKLSNGEGTSVSGSGSSCVICLDAPAEGACIPCGHVAGCMSCLNEVKSKKWGCPVCRSKIDQIIKLYHV